In Bacteroidales bacterium, the genomic stretch TGGTTAGGCTGGTTTGGTATTTTATCATCGCTTGTTCAAATTGGAGTTTGTGCAAGCTCAGGAAAATTGATCGGATTAGCTAATCAATAGCCTTATTTCTAGTAAATTAAATTTAAACAGGCTCTTAATATCAATAATCATTATATCACCTATAAACCCGAATTTATTGTTTAAGTTCAAATAAATTTTATTATTCCTTTAAAGTGATATAAATCCTATTTAATTTCTTTTCAAGAACTAATCTTGTAAGGGGTTTAATTCATATAATATAATTGTTTAAACTGATATAAATAAAATGGAATGAGGTGATTCACCTCTTAACTTTTAGGTTTTTTAGTAAGTATTCTAGCCCATTTAGTTTGATTTCATAAAGTGTTGAAAGTAGCATTCCTAGTTTTCCTTTAGGAAACCCTTTGCTGTGCATCCAAACAAGGTAGTACTCAGGAATTTCACACAGTTTGTATCCCTTGTATTTTCCGTAGGGCATTTCCATCGTTACCAAATCAGTTAGGAGTTTTGGGTTGTGGGAGGGTAGAGGAAGATCTTGCATAGAAATGGGGAATAATAGATTGTTCGATTTTTATTATGTGTTTTTAATTGAGATAATTCTATAAAGTTTACAGATTTGATAAAGCAGAATTACTGTTCATTTAAGATTTTTTTAAAACGTACATTTTTATTTATCGAAAATTGTCTTTATGACAAAAATATAATAAAATATGTGCATTCATATTTCTGTGTAAATGTTTATGCTATTGGGAATATAAATAATAACATTCCCCTACACAGAAAGTAAGCAGAACAATATATGGTATAATATCACACAAAAATGTTTTACAATATTATTAAGAATAGCAGGAACAATAATTTTCAGGACAATAATCGTTATGAAAATACAAAAGAAATAGTCAATAATTCTAATTGTAAAGTAGTTTATTATAAACTGGTATTTAGCAAACTAACCACAACTTCGGATAAAATCAAATATAAGAAATCCT encodes the following:
- a CDS encoding DUF3820 family protein, translated to MQDLPLPSHNPKLLTDLVTMEMPYGKYKGYKLCEIPEYYLVWMHSKGFPKGKLGMLLSTLYEIKLNGLEYLLKNLKVKR